In Mauremys reevesii isolate NIE-2019 linkage group 20, ASM1616193v1, whole genome shotgun sequence, the following are encoded in one genomic region:
- the LOC120387457 gene encoding protein FAM170B-like, which yields MVHNQGLPAEAPETNLGAAQDGSESQRSRESPPHQGVSAASPVHEETAVEGVSAGKPGPEKTAEEGGSAPAGPRDQSQHPSVVTSVTSHSSTRGVEHVASNLPCEQPPCESPGSGEKRKRSAGGREAEEEAEEKALYYMKVQAVNGVSVAWETGAGFEAIRKRPRIFKSKYIGGESFAGSDLSSSHTKSELGDVDSEAECGVEGPAEEAPQQPTGAPPEWLLTMEQGVRCLACCRVFPSLEALTHHVKQGLREGFSCRVYYRVLGQLRARDRSQGRRQRGGRGRQPRVRECSKCGGQIRRPRKAAK from the exons ATGGTGCACAACCAAGGGCTTCCTGCCGAGGCCCCAGAGACGAACCTTGGAGCTGCCCAGGACGGGTCAG AGTCACAGAGATCAAGGGAGTCGCCCCCTCATCAGGGC GTCTCTGCCGCAAGCCCAGTTCATGAGGAAACAGCAGTGGAGGGGGTCTCTGCCGGAAAGCCTGGTCCTGAGAaaacagcagaggaggggggctctgcccctgctggccccagggaccaAAGCCAGCATCCCTCTGTGGTCACATCGGTCACCAGCCACTCCTCCACCCGCGGCGTGGAACACGTGGCCTCCAACCTGCCGTGTGAGCAGCCGCCATGTGAGTCTCCCGGCTCAGGCGAGAAGAGAAAGCGCTCGGCAGGTGGCAGAGAGGccgaggaggaggcagaagaaaaggCCCTTTATTATATGAAGGTCCAGGCCGTGAACGGCGTCTCGGTGGCCTGGGAGACCGGGGCCGGCTTTGAAGCCATTCGGAAGCGGCCTCGGATATTTAAGAGCAAGTACATCGGCGGAGAAAGCTTTGCCGGCTCGGACCTGAGCAGCTCCCACACCAAGTCGGAGCTGGGGGACGTGGACTCGGAGGCAGAGTGCGGCGTTGAGGGGCCGGCAGAGGAGGCGCCGCAGCAGCCGACGGGAGCGCCCCCGGAGTGGCTCCTCACCATGGAGCAGGGCGTGCGGTGCCTGGCCTGCTGCCGAGTCTTTCCCAGCCTGGAGGCCCTGACCCACCATGTTAAGCAGGGGCTGCGCGAAGGCTTCAGCTGCCGCGTGTACTACCGGGTGCTGGGGCAGCTGAGGGCGAGAGACAGGTCCCAGGGGAGACGGCAGCGCGGGGGCCGGGGACGCCAGCCACGCGTCCGGGAGTGCAGCAAGTGTGGGGGACAGATACGGCGCCCACGCAAGGCTGCCAAATAG